In Pseudoalteromonas xiamenensis, the following are encoded in one genomic region:
- a CDS encoding SDR family oxidoreductase, whose amino-acid sequence MNTVNSIALVTGSARNMGRAFALALAEKGSDIVVHFNSESSRADAIETVSMIESLGRKALLVQADLTQPTQVEGMFTQIQNAFGRLDIVVNNAGKIVKKAFVEYSLDDFDSLFNINARASFMLLQGAAKMLSDNGRIINIGTSLLAAFTGHYGLYAGSKAPLEHFTRALAKELGGRGITVNMVAPGPINTAFFHGQEDAGTVAYLSSASVLGRLGEIDDIVPVVAFLASPEAKWMTGQTLLVNGGFVTR is encoded by the coding sequence ATGAACACAGTAAACTCTATCGCACTGGTTACCGGCTCTGCACGCAATATGGGACGCGCTTTTGCGCTGGCTTTGGCTGAAAAAGGAAGTGACATTGTGGTGCACTTTAACAGTGAAAGTTCACGAGCAGACGCCATAGAAACGGTTAGTATGATTGAATCATTGGGTCGTAAAGCGCTACTCGTGCAAGCGGATTTAACTCAGCCTACGCAGGTAGAAGGCATGTTTACGCAGATCCAAAATGCATTCGGTCGTTTAGATATTGTCGTGAACAATGCGGGAAAAATCGTTAAAAAGGCGTTTGTAGAGTATAGCTTGGACGATTTTGATAGCTTATTTAACATCAATGCTCGTGCGAGTTTTATGCTACTGCAGGGCGCGGCCAAAATGTTGAGTGACAATGGCCGGATCATCAATATTGGTACTTCTTTATTGGCTGCATTTACTGGGCATTACGGATTGTACGCAGGCTCAAAAGCGCCGCTTGAACATTTCACCCGTGCACTGGCGAAAGAATTAGGTGGCCGAGGCATCACCGTAAATATGGTTGCGCCGGGTCCAATCAATACTGCTTTTTTCCATGGTCAGGAAGACGCAGGAACGGTTGCTTATCTAAGTTCGGCAAGTGTGCTCGGTCGCTTGGGCGAAATTGATGATATTGTGCCAGTTGTGGCGTTCCTTGCTTCTCCTGAAGCGAAATGGATGACAGGCCAAACTCTGCTTGTTAACGGTGGTTTTGTTACGCGTTAA
- a CDS encoding LysR family transcriptional regulator, giving the protein MKSYSNGQLFLLVVEMGSFKAVAEHIGGDPSIISRRIASLEQKLTTKLIERSTRSSTPTHAGQIYYQGLRHIIDEQNALEQYVSAHTETPIGRLRVAAPHDFGIRFVMPVLEAMTLDYPQLEVELVLGSDFADLKEQGIDVAIRIGLLPDSSLMCRKIGDVSRVLVAAPSYVQEKGLPTTFSELKNHHFILYRNSINAKNLQLMKNGQVFSQPISGTFTVNSVEAIHQLVLSGRGMHLGPRWAFADDLGAGNLIEILPDYEFPSSPLNALYVSRNYLPAKSKVFIERLKTQYQDNNEQFKGR; this is encoded by the coding sequence ATGAAATCTTACTCAAATGGACAGCTTTTCCTTCTTGTGGTTGAAATGGGCAGTTTTAAAGCCGTTGCTGAACATATTGGTGGCGACCCATCGATCATCAGCAGACGGATTGCATCACTTGAACAAAAGCTTACAACCAAACTCATTGAGCGCTCAACCCGTAGCTCCACACCCACTCATGCTGGGCAAATTTACTATCAAGGCTTGAGACACATTATCGATGAGCAAAACGCCCTTGAACAGTACGTCAGCGCACATACTGAAACCCCTATTGGCCGATTACGTGTGGCGGCCCCCCATGACTTCGGGATCCGATTTGTCATGCCCGTGCTTGAAGCAATGACTCTAGACTATCCTCAACTGGAAGTAGAACTCGTTCTGGGTTCCGATTTCGCCGATTTAAAAGAGCAAGGGATCGATGTCGCCATTCGAATTGGATTACTGCCGGACTCCAGTTTAATGTGCAGAAAAATAGGCGATGTATCACGCGTATTGGTCGCCGCGCCGAGTTACGTTCAAGAAAAAGGGTTACCAACCACATTTTCTGAGTTAAAAAATCACCATTTCATCCTCTATCGCAACTCGATTAACGCCAAAAACCTTCAGTTGATGAAAAATGGTCAGGTATTTTCTCAACCAATTAGCGGGACGTTTACGGTAAACAGTGTTGAGGCAATACATCAATTAGTATTGTCCGGACGAGGCATGCATCTGGGGCCTAGATGGGCATTTGCCGATGATTTAGGTGCAGGAAACTTAATTGAAATTCTACCTGACTATGAATTTCCAAGTTCGCCACTAAACGCGCTATACGTCTCGCGTAATTACTTGCCAGCAAAATCGAAAGTGTTCATTGAGAGATTGAAGACGCAATATCAAGATAATAATGAGCAATTTAAAGGAAGATAA
- a CDS encoding MlaC/ttg2D family ABC transporter substrate-binding protein, giving the protein MTHIFKVLSLSILLIFSSLSFAAGSSQTANSTPYVLIQNVGNQLFSDIAKLNELDEKTKREQLKLLIKSQLMPHIDTKFVSFKLLGKHVREIKKEQAVTFIDAVEQYLVGTYTNVLMSYKGQDVHFIEPVFDVASQYASVKSEIVAEGAPTIDMIFKFRKSKSGQWQVYDIEAESISLLSAKQKEIVSRISEIGIDAVSKELIAKS; this is encoded by the coding sequence ATGACACACATATTTAAAGTTTTATCTTTATCAATTTTATTAATTTTCAGTAGCTTAAGTTTTGCTGCTGGTTCATCTCAAACAGCCAACTCAACACCTTATGTGCTGATTCAAAATGTTGGTAATCAACTGTTTAGTGATATTGCTAAATTGAACGAGTTGGACGAGAAGACAAAACGCGAACAATTAAAGCTACTGATAAAAAGTCAGCTTATGCCTCACATTGATACCAAGTTTGTGTCGTTTAAGTTACTTGGTAAACATGTAAGAGAGATTAAAAAAGAACAGGCAGTTACCTTCATTGATGCGGTAGAACAATATTTGGTTGGTACATACACCAACGTTTTAATGAGCTACAAAGGTCAGGATGTACATTTTATTGAGCCTGTTTTCGACGTCGCGAGTCAGTACGCTTCTGTAAAATCAGAAATTGTTGCTGAAGGAGCGCCGACGATTGACATGATTTTCAAGTTTCGTAAAAGTAAATCGGGTCAATGGCAAGTTTATGATATTGAAGCAGAAAGCATTTCATTACTAAGCGCGAAACAAAAAGAAATTGTATCTCGTATCAGTGAGATTGGTATTGACGCGGTGAGCAAAGAGCTGATTGCTAAGAGCTAA
- a CDS encoding acyloxyacyl hydrolase codes for MRVLLDIGTRSMYTVNKLISALILLLLSFSLIAQERHGYAVHFIHGEGDVDGIKLAYQYHAKEFLPEDWQHLDLFFESSVNFWRYGDNNNHDRNFVLAVTPVFRYPFGQINGRPLSVEFGIGAALLDDTEFAGKDVSTHYQFEDRLGLVYSLGKANIAARYMHYSNAGFKKPNPGLDFLSLSYSSYF; via the coding sequence ATGCGCGTCCTTTTAGATATAGGTACGCGAAGTATGTACACTGTAAACAAACTCATCTCTGCTCTTATTTTATTGCTCCTATCCTTTTCTTTAATTGCACAAGAACGTCATGGTTATGCGGTTCACTTTATTCACGGCGAAGGTGATGTCGATGGCATTAAATTAGCCTATCAATATCATGCGAAAGAATTTTTGCCAGAGGATTGGCAACATTTGGACTTATTCTTTGAAAGTAGCGTCAACTTTTGGCGTTATGGTGACAACAACAATCATGACCGAAACTTTGTTTTGGCCGTTACTCCAGTGTTTCGCTACCCTTTTGGTCAAATCAACGGTCGACCACTTTCTGTTGAGTTTGGCATCGGTGCGGCCCTGCTGGACGATACCGAGTTTGCCGGAAAAGATGTAAGCACACACTATCAGTTTGAAGATAGATTAGGCCTAGTTTATAGTTTAGGGAAAGCCAATATCGCGGCGCGTTACATGCACTATTCAAATGCGGGCTTTAAAAAGCCCAATCCAGGGCTGGATTTCTTGTCATTGTCCTACTCTAGCTACTTTTGA
- a CDS encoding zinc-binding dehydrogenase: protein MCLVLGDNELLVAIEYVALNHLDAKLARDGFEQWEYPHILGLDAVGTVVKAAKGVFPAKGSRVVFNVCLSQQGMLREYAVVPNHSVSEIPDSVGSETAVTLPNAGMAALLAIEKLQIQQGDTLAINSAQGAVAHFAIQYAKMRGAQVFAFAQKSHHKRLLSLGADFVFDCEQNNICEQVKREVGNGGFDCVLNTQGGASFLQDLQRLRFCGRIVCLNGFGEIPERLLFEKAPNIGVVSVAGAWLANSLCAQQRLCFMGQQLLNDVASGKVKSPEVSLIDFDVSAVRDVLSRLLTQTCQQRPVIKIPHQAD, encoded by the coding sequence ATATGCCTGGTTCTCGGTGACAATGAATTACTGGTTGCCATTGAATATGTTGCACTAAATCATCTGGACGCAAAACTCGCACGAGATGGTTTTGAACAGTGGGAATATCCTCACATTTTGGGCCTTGATGCGGTCGGTACTGTGGTGAAAGCGGCCAAAGGTGTTTTCCCCGCAAAAGGGTCTCGCGTCGTATTCAATGTGTGTTTGTCGCAGCAAGGCATGTTGCGTGAATACGCTGTTGTCCCCAATCATTCTGTTTCTGAAATCCCAGATTCTGTCGGCAGCGAAACCGCGGTGACGTTGCCAAATGCTGGTATGGCTGCGTTGTTAGCAATTGAAAAGTTGCAAATACAACAAGGCGATACGCTTGCTATTAATAGTGCACAAGGCGCTGTGGCGCATTTCGCTATTCAATACGCTAAAATGCGAGGCGCGCAGGTTTTTGCGTTTGCGCAAAAGTCTCATCATAAACGGTTATTGTCGTTGGGCGCGGATTTCGTTTTTGATTGTGAACAAAACAATATCTGTGAACAGGTTAAACGCGAAGTGGGTAATGGTGGCTTTGATTGTGTGCTAAACACCCAAGGTGGAGCGTCATTTCTGCAAGATTTGCAGCGTTTACGATTCTGCGGTCGTATTGTTTGCTTAAATGGTTTTGGTGAGATCCCCGAGCGATTATTGTTCGAGAAGGCACCAAATATCGGCGTGGTGTCGGTCGCTGGTGCGTGGCTTGCGAATAGCTTGTGCGCACAGCAAAGATTATGTTTCATGGGTCAGCAACTACTTAACGACGTCGCGAGTGGAAAAGTTAAGTCTCCAGAAGTGTCATTAATTGACTTTGACGTAAGTGCGGTACGTGATGTGTTGTCGCGTTTGCTCACGCAAACCTGCCAGCAACGACCCGTTATTAAAATCCCTCATCAAGCGGATTAA
- a CDS encoding LysR family transcriptional regulator, with protein sequence MDTTSRLIMLLEVVEQGSFSKAAELRNIDRSVISKQISKLEEDLGVRLLNRTTRSFSLTAAGAEMVKKAAELRMLLQDTVQMAENYHQEPRGLLRITAANYIGKHYLMPVINDFQKRFPQVNVELRLDDRVVDIISEGFDIAFRIGEPRDSSLVARKLARIRMLILATPKFIDIYGEPKTMDDLAELPAAVYTNSHIRFESISYIDSNGEPKEQVINPVFRSNDGETLLAKVLSHTAYFTTPAFFFSKHIDANNLVPMLTDVHLPDFSAMYAVYPHRDLPVRTRLFLDAVRHYLGDDIPIWEQNIPGLDTMYRPK encoded by the coding sequence ATGGATACAACCAGTCGTCTCATCATGCTGCTTGAAGTCGTTGAGCAAGGCTCTTTTTCAAAAGCTGCTGAACTTCGAAATATCGATCGCTCAGTGATATCGAAGCAAATTAGTAAGCTAGAGGAAGACTTAGGTGTCAGGCTGCTCAATCGCACCACTCGGTCCTTTTCCCTGACGGCCGCGGGTGCGGAGATGGTGAAAAAAGCCGCCGAGCTGCGAATGTTGCTGCAAGATACCGTGCAAATGGCTGAAAACTATCACCAAGAACCGCGAGGATTGCTGCGCATCACGGCCGCCAATTACATTGGCAAGCACTACCTCATGCCCGTTATCAACGATTTTCAGAAGCGCTTCCCACAAGTCAATGTCGAGCTTCGACTTGACGATCGAGTGGTTGATATTATTTCTGAGGGTTTTGACATCGCATTTCGTATTGGTGAGCCACGAGACTCGTCGCTTGTCGCACGGAAACTCGCGAGGATCCGCATGCTCATCTTAGCGACACCAAAGTTTATCGACATTTACGGTGAACCAAAAACAATGGATGACCTTGCTGAATTGCCGGCCGCGGTATATACCAACTCACACATTCGCTTTGAATCTATCAGTTACATTGACAGTAATGGCGAACCGAAAGAACAGGTGATCAACCCCGTATTTCGCTCTAATGATGGTGAAACGTTGCTAGCAAAAGTGCTTTCGCACACCGCATACTTTACGACGCCTGCGTTTTTCTTCTCCAAACACATTGACGCCAACAACCTCGTGCCGATGCTCACTGACGTGCATCTCCCAGATTTCAGTGCAATGTATGCCGTTTACCCACATCGAGATTTACCGGTGCGAACTAGGCTCTTTTTGGATGCTGTGCGCCATTATCTAGGTGATGATATACCCATTTGGGAACAAAACATTCCGGGTCTCGATACCATGTATCGACCCAAATAA
- a CDS encoding cupin domain-containing protein produces the protein MNNLTCATGLAAILFATLSTPLSSAESPIQVSEIVKSTHSWDGTALPAYPQGQPEIRILKFTIAAGATLPLHQHPVINAGVLLKGKLHVEKKSGEVLILNPGDPIVEVIDTWHFGRSIGEEAAEIMVFYAGIEGKPITLKAK, from the coding sequence ATGAACAACCTAACCTGCGCAACCGGGCTTGCCGCCATCTTATTTGCAACGCTGTCGACTCCATTAAGTTCAGCAGAATCGCCTATACAGGTCTCTGAAATTGTTAAGTCCACACACAGCTGGGATGGCACAGCACTTCCTGCCTACCCACAAGGCCAACCTGAAATTCGCATTTTGAAATTCACCATTGCAGCGGGTGCGACACTGCCACTTCATCAACATCCAGTGATCAATGCAGGAGTGCTGTTGAAAGGAAAATTACACGTTGAGAAAAAAAGTGGTGAAGTGCTTATTTTAAATCCAGGCGACCCGATTGTTGAAGTAATTGACACATGGCACTTTGGCCGCAGCATTGGTGAAGAAGCTGCTGAAATTATGGTATTTTACGCAGGCATTGAAGGCAAACCCATAACCTTAAAAGCGAAATAG
- a CDS encoding helix-turn-helix transcriptional regulator — translation MISLSSDQIVDLFFRFAAVGQLLLLAILAFKQTSVLQRYAQSFLIVTAISYLLLTAPIEDHHYGLLRRPLLLFTDLSATAILLFAYTQLKPDLPFSHYPKWAIWLLGLWSVLMCYFFLFTTANHPLHDINHAVGLILLMITLFLGISGYQDDLIDARRKFRLILVIGCALYMGILTVFELSISSIKDHWLFSLCNSASVLAATSFAAFRIVKRTEIAAELSQKEIKLTPTSSARNPMLSALQALMDAEFYTRSNLTIALLAQELGVPQHQLRQLINQSLGYSNFSHFLNSYRIPAICAQLQDPKFRQTPILTLALNMGYGSIASFNRAFKQQMKITPTEFRDQF, via the coding sequence ATGATTTCATTATCCTCCGACCAAATTGTCGACCTGTTCTTTCGATTTGCGGCTGTTGGCCAGTTACTTCTGCTTGCTATACTTGCATTTAAACAGACGAGCGTATTGCAGCGATACGCCCAAAGTTTTTTGATAGTCACCGCGATTTCCTATCTTTTACTGACAGCACCAATTGAAGACCACCACTACGGGCTTTTGCGACGTCCACTGTTACTGTTTACCGACTTAAGCGCTACTGCGATTTTGCTGTTTGCCTACACGCAGCTGAAACCGGACCTCCCGTTTTCTCACTACCCCAAATGGGCAATTTGGTTATTGGGATTGTGGTCTGTATTAATGTGCTATTTTTTCCTATTCACGACCGCTAATCACCCGCTACATGACATAAATCACGCTGTTGGTTTGATTCTGTTGATGATCACCCTATTTTTGGGGATATCAGGTTACCAAGATGACTTAATTGACGCTCGCCGGAAGTTTCGCCTCATACTCGTGATAGGCTGCGCGCTTTATATGGGGATCCTAACTGTTTTCGAATTATCGATCAGTAGCATCAAAGATCATTGGCTTTTTAGCCTTTGCAATTCCGCCAGTGTACTTGCTGCCACCAGTTTTGCTGCATTTCGCATAGTAAAGCGCACTGAAATTGCGGCCGAATTGTCACAAAAAGAAATCAAATTGACACCCACGTCCAGTGCCCGTAATCCCATGCTGTCAGCACTTCAAGCTTTAATGGACGCCGAGTTCTACACACGTTCAAATCTCACTATTGCTCTGCTTGCGCAGGAACTTGGTGTACCACAACATCAACTTAGGCAACTGATTAACCAATCATTGGGCTATAGCAATTTTTCCCATTTCCTAAATAGCTATCGGATCCCAGCGATTTGCGCGCAGTTGCAAGACCCTAAATTCAGACAGACACCGATTCTAACGTTAGCCCTAAATATGGGATATGGTTCTATCGCGTCGTTCAATCGAGCATTCAAACAACAAATGAAGATAACGCCGACAGAATTTCGTGATCAATTTTAA
- a CDS encoding serine hydrolase domain-containing protein, with amino-acid sequence MKHLKKTIFLLVLLIIGVYLKPIYGFYSHKEKLPMSPWGWLELQGHLPQNTELYDGRYQSVAAQSLKLLAQHQEEIQVPGITASIAIDNHRVWTGAIGWADIETQQPMTSATQFRIGSTSKALTSVGLAQLVKANLITLDTPLEAIYHDLPNPQWANMTPRQLASHMAGIPHYGENTQLSGLLASIRLDRHFDDVHDAVSLFKDSDLLFKPGEQFEYSSLGTVLLSDVMQIRANMPYQQWMQGSVIDPLQLTNTATEQNVRDQTAHHLATFYWHPKATPTSLRVWREVDLSHRLAGGGWISTSEDLAKLGQSMLQEEFIPAFIRNQFWSPQILNNGQVNPQNYAIGWRKGQLDLGTEMGLVDYYHHGGVSRGAQCFLVVVPAFQLSLAINTNVKTNRFHDFAKITTPIVKLFASQYIQLNQSVN; translated from the coding sequence ATGAAGCACTTAAAGAAAACGATTTTCCTGCTCGTCCTGTTGATTATTGGGGTGTACTTAAAACCAATCTACGGCTTTTATAGCCACAAAGAAAAACTGCCGATGTCACCTTGGGGCTGGCTCGAACTGCAGGGTCATCTCCCACAAAATACCGAGCTTTATGATGGACGTTATCAATCAGTTGCGGCGCAATCACTCAAATTACTTGCGCAACATCAAGAGGAAATCCAAGTACCAGGAATAACAGCGTCCATCGCCATAGACAATCATCGAGTTTGGACTGGTGCTATTGGCTGGGCCGATATAGAAACGCAACAGCCCATGACCTCGGCAACGCAATTTCGCATTGGGAGTACGTCTAAGGCGCTTACCTCTGTAGGTCTTGCACAGCTCGTAAAAGCAAACCTAATTACGCTAGATACGCCGCTTGAGGCCATCTATCACGATTTACCGAATCCTCAGTGGGCAAATATGACACCACGCCAACTCGCCTCACATATGGCAGGCATCCCCCACTACGGAGAAAACACGCAATTGAGTGGTTTACTTGCCAGCATCAGACTCGACCGTCACTTTGACGATGTGCATGACGCCGTTAGTCTTTTTAAAGACAGTGATTTACTTTTTAAACCCGGTGAGCAATTTGAATATTCCAGTTTGGGGACCGTCTTATTAAGTGACGTGATGCAGATCCGTGCAAACATGCCATACCAACAATGGATGCAGGGGTCTGTCATAGATCCTTTGCAGTTAACTAATACCGCAACAGAGCAAAACGTGCGTGATCAAACTGCACATCATCTCGCCACGTTTTACTGGCATCCGAAAGCCACTCCTACGTCCTTACGTGTTTGGCGAGAAGTGGATTTAAGTCATCGACTTGCTGGTGGTGGTTGGATTTCGACATCCGAGGATTTAGCTAAATTAGGGCAAAGTATGTTGCAAGAGGAGTTTATCCCAGCATTTATACGAAACCAGTTTTGGTCGCCTCAGATTTTAAACAATGGCCAAGTGAATCCACAGAATTACGCCATTGGCTGGCGCAAAGGCCAACTTGATCTCGGAACTGAAATGGGACTGGTTGATTACTATCATCATGGTGGTGTATCGCGTGGTGCGCAGTGCTTTCTTGTTGTGGTTCCCGCTTTTCAACTTTCACTCGCTATCAACACCAATGTAAAAACAAATCGTTTCCATGACTTTGCAAAAATCACGACGCCCATAGTTAAGCTGTTCGCGAGCCAATATATTCAATTAAACCAATCAGTAAATTAG
- a CDS encoding cold-shock protein, translating into MSKLTGTVKWFNESKGFGFISQDNNGGDVFVHFRAIKGDGFKTLAEGQKVSYSTSQGAKGLQADDVEVI; encoded by the coding sequence ATGTCTAAGTTAACAGGTACAGTAAAGTGGTTCAACGAGTCAAAAGGCTTTGGTTTCATTTCTCAAGATAACAACGGTGGCGACGTATTCGTTCACTTCCGTGCTATCAAAGGCGACGGTTTCAAAACTCTAGCTGAAGGCCAAAAAGTAAGCTACTCAACTTCTCAAGGCGCTAAAGGTTTACAAGCTGACGACGTAGAAGTTATCTAA
- a CDS encoding DUF1330 domain-containing protein, with protein sequence MAYYSVLDVTPTSESWIPAYIAPANRLVAQYGGKYIARTSSHERLDGQGDTPALRIIIQWPSKQAAIDFMNDPEYLPHLKARTEGSVSNHYLIEGIDGLA encoded by the coding sequence ATGGCTTACTATTCAGTTTTAGATGTAACACCGACAAGTGAAAGCTGGATCCCAGCATATATAGCGCCTGCAAATCGTTTGGTTGCTCAATATGGCGGAAAATACATTGCACGTACATCTAGTCATGAGCGATTGGATGGGCAAGGTGATACACCTGCGCTCAGGATTATTATTCAATGGCCATCAAAGCAGGCTGCAATTGATTTTATGAACGATCCTGAATATTTACCGCATTTAAAAGCACGAACGGAAGGCTCGGTGAGTAACCATTACTTAATCGAAGGCATTGACGGACTTGCGTGA
- a CDS encoding putative quinol monooxygenase has translation MFEHIGWIVEAKIRQGKKAEFEAVMSEIVAKTREEQGTLNYQYYLSEEGDVLVYERFADVASAHIHVSNWDTFAERWVAAAIPTRMVHLGELPEDLRARHSALAPLWLKPFGGFARSV, from the coding sequence ATGTTTGAGCATATTGGATGGATTGTAGAAGCAAAAATACGTCAGGGTAAAAAAGCCGAATTCGAGGCTGTTATGTCAGAGATCGTTGCCAAAACGCGAGAAGAGCAGGGAACATTAAACTATCAATATTACCTTTCTGAAGAAGGGGATGTGTTGGTGTATGAACGCTTTGCGGATGTGGCGTCTGCTCATATCCATGTAAGTAATTGGGATACTTTCGCCGAACGTTGGGTTGCGGCGGCGATACCCACTCGTATGGTTCATTTAGGGGAATTACCTGAAGATCTGCGCGCACGACATAGTGCGTTGGCACCTCTGTGGTTAAAGCCTTTTGGTGGCTTTGCACGTTCAGTTTAA
- a CDS encoding Rrf2 family transcriptional regulator: MRKDSRLSRVLHALAHMSHLGRAVTSEEMGKMLNTNPVVVRRTMALLKKAGYITSVKGHNGGWSLIGELSEITLLDIHRALGEPTIFTIGLSDEHTECLIEKAINESLSGVMDEAQSLMLRRFGEITLDLIANITPPSE, from the coding sequence TTGAGAAAAGACAGTCGGTTATCTCGGGTATTACATGCATTGGCACACATGTCTCATCTTGGTCGTGCTGTGACTTCAGAAGAAATGGGAAAAATGCTCAATACTAACCCTGTGGTGGTTAGACGGACGATGGCGCTTTTAAAAAAAGCGGGTTACATCACGTCGGTTAAAGGTCATAACGGCGGGTGGTCGTTGATTGGTGAATTGTCAGAAATCACCTTGTTGGATATTCATCGTGCACTCGGTGAACCTACGATTTTTACGATTGGATTATCGGATGAACATACTGAATGTCTGATTGAAAAAGCGATCAATGAATCATTAAGCGGTGTAATGGATGAAGCGCAATCACTCATGTTACGTCGTTTTGGTGAGATAACGCTTGATTTAATTGCGAATATTACCCCGCCAAGCGAATAA
- a CDS encoding class I SAM-dependent methyltransferase, with product MNKDEIVQAFDDMAPNYNAQWIRMAPITNTLYFFMESILKNIPEDGSLLCVGAGTGKEIAHLAKHFPSLQFTVVEPARNMMDLCISMTHELGIYERCTFHCGFLDTLDDATRHDAATSLLVSHFFMDNHVRSEFFAQIAQRLKPRGILINADLTADTLGTSYAALLDFWLTLMMNADLSQELIDKAKQAYTTDVAILSQGSLNEVIMKAGFENPTTFYQAGMIQAQFVIKAC from the coding sequence ATGAACAAAGATGAAATAGTCCAAGCGTTTGATGACATGGCACCAAACTACAACGCACAATGGATTCGCATGGCCCCCATCACCAACACACTGTATTTTTTTATGGAGTCCATTCTAAAAAACATACCTGAAGACGGTTCTCTGCTTTGTGTTGGGGCTGGTACAGGAAAAGAAATTGCGCATCTAGCAAAACACTTCCCTTCTCTACAATTTACCGTTGTAGAGCCGGCAAGAAACATGATGGATTTGTGTATTTCCATGACCCATGAATTGGGCATATATGAACGCTGTACTTTCCATTGTGGATTTTTAGACACTTTAGATGACGCGACACGTCACGATGCTGCAACCAGCTTATTGGTGTCGCACTTCTTTATGGACAATCACGTTCGTAGTGAGTTTTTTGCCCAAATTGCACAGCGATTGAAACCACGTGGCATCCTGATAAATGCCGACCTAACAGCAGATACACTCGGAACCAGTTACGCTGCTTTGCTTGATTTTTGGCTGACACTTATGATGAATGCTGATTTATCACAGGAGCTTATCGACAAAGCAAAACAAGCCTACACAACGGACGTTGCTATTTTGTCTCAAGGTTCTCTAAACGAAGTGATTATGAAAGCGGGCTTTGAGAACCCAACAACGTTTTATCAAGCAGGCATGATCCAAGCACAATTCGTTATCAAAGCTTGCTAA